CTGATTGTACTCGTTTTCGTGTTCGTCGTGGCGCCATTCGCGCTGTTGATGTGGATGCCGGGCTGGAAGTCGTTCACGGTCGCAGCCGTGATACTGCTCGGCTTGGTAACATGGTTCTGCTTCGAGGCAGCCACAACGCCGCCGAACTATCAACCGGGTGCGGCTTTTGTCGATTGGCTGGTGGCCGCGTTTACCATCGCAGTGATCGTTGGCATCGGGATCAAGGCCACCCTGCTTTGGATAAGGCGAGGAACGCGGACGATGAGAACAGGGGTTGGGGATGACAATGGCTGAGCCGCTGACGGAAGCCGACTACAAAGTTGTGCTCGGGAGCATCTTGCTAACGCATACATCCTCAGCTTTGGAAAAGCTCCATGCCATCAAGCAATCACTTCCAGAAAAGACTCGACAGCTTTTGGTCGGAGTTCATCCGGGTCAGGACGGGGAAGGTTTCTTTGACGTCATGGTTCATCTGGATGGTCCGGATATCTATGTGCTCAACAAGGCAATAGCGCCGTATCGGTCACTGTTTGAAATCCGATGTGTCGATGGCCGCATGCAACCCGATGTTCCCATGTTTGATCCAGATGAACCGGAGTTTTCTGTGAACGATGCCATCGTGGATACATGCATGGAGTGGATCGAGGCACTGTGGCAACAGCTCGAGGGCGTCGGCCTGCCAGCCTTCGTTTTCGGAGAGGAAGGCTACGGGACCGTGGAAAGAAGAACTTTGCGTCCTTGAAAGATCAGGACCGCCCTGTTCTCTCATCTCCGTCGCGCTGACATAGAAACGCGGATAATGAATACAAGGATCATGATAGCTGGCTTATTGGTGATGATCGGAGCGGGCAACCTGCCCGTCGTGGCGGAAACGGCATGGCATAATTCACGCCATCACGGTGAGAGCCATATCCGCAGCCGGGTCACCAACGCGACACCAAAGCTGCACGCCCTATTTCCTGAACTGAACCATGTCACACTCAACCTGTCCACCCTATCCGAAGTCGCCCTGGTAATGAACGCGACGGATTGGACGCCAGAAAGGAAGCGCGAGGCGGCGAAAGCCGGACAGGCTATTCTAGTGATGCCGGTGCGCATGGTTTTCCCGGACACCGGCAGTAGCGTCTATGTTCCCAACGGCAATGGAGACCGAACCCAATATTTTCCCAATCCTGAAATCTTTGCGAAGGCCATTGGCAAAACGCATATATCCCGCGAAGGACAGGCACTCTTTGATGCTCTGGGAATCACGGAGGCGGATTTTCAGAAACATCCCAAGGGGGTGGCCGAGCTACGGATATGGGGCGACATGAATCAGGGAGTTCAGCTTGGGTTCGAAGATGTCGGCGCCAGAGAGGCGTACATCCACTATAGCATCGGGAAAGGCCCCTGGCTAATCACTGAGGTGATTTTCTGGAACATTCCGGCCAGCGGGCAGCCCTATGCAGGAGCAAAACCATTCGGCATCCAGTTCGACATGACAAGACAGGAAGTTCGGGAGCGAGTGACGGTAGAGATGACCGTTGAAGATGCTGCGGCCGATGTCTGGGACTTGGGTGACCTCGAACTGGTCGTCAACTACATCGAGGACACGCAATCCATACGATGTGTCAGCTATAACGTGCCACAAGAAATCGATTAACAGGGGAGCCCGCATGGCACTCAACATCGATAACGCCATCAAGCTGATCGGGCATTCGTCGGATCACCCTAGTCTGGAGAGGTTGCTTCTCGACGCCGGTATCGAGAAGCTGCCTGAGGACGGCGACGACTTTACCTTGAGACAAGTTGAGGCA
This region of Paracoccus saliphilus genomic DNA includes:
- a CDS encoding DUF6389 family protein codes for the protein MAEPLTEADYKVVLGSILLTHTSSALEKLHAIKQSLPEKTRQLLVGVHPGQDGEGFFDVMVHLDGPDIYVLNKAIAPYRSLFEIRCVDGRMQPDVPMFDPDEPEFSVNDAIVDTCMEWIEALWQQLEGVGLPAFVFGEEGYGTVERRTLRP